The Corythoichthys intestinalis isolate RoL2023-P3 chromosome 1, ASM3026506v1, whole genome shotgun sequence genomic interval CTGCTTGGCTctccattttttccaatgtaaataattgttttcaagTTTGAATACGCTGGAACGTCACCCAAAATGGATCAtggtttaaccctttcagggatacAATGGAcacctattcaaaagttgacacttaaggCCTTGTGACTAGTAaggaccagaggtgggtagagtagccaaaattttactcaagtaagagcgttacttctaaatgaTATTACGCATGCAAAAGTAAAAGTGGTCattcaaaaatttactcaagtccgagtaaaaaagtattgttgaaaacaatattcaagtaatgagtaacattgtgagtaactgcttaaaatgtcagttattattatttttttttaataatggtattttttttctcagcacaacttcttCTTCTATgatctgttattattatacagtactatggcccagtggtccccaaacgttttgcaccatggacaggtgtcgtgccaatgtaggtaTCCACGTCAGAAAGTGTTTCCCCTGACCGAGGGAGTACGCATACATTCAGGGAAGGTGGAGCCACAGCACTGCGTTTGATTTGATTGATTTCAGTGTTTTGATGTAGTTATTGACGAGGTTTTGCAACATGGCACATCcaccaaaaaacatttttatctttCGTATGACGTAACATACCGTAGTATATTGTTTGGATAACATGTATCATCATGGATCGATTAGTTCACCCCGGGAAGCACATCCTTGTTTTGATATGTCATGTCTGGAACTGGGGACTAGACGCCGTGGCCAGTGGAAACACTTTCAGACAGGGAtacctacattggcacgacatcggcaatgtgtggcagaaaatacatataaaataacacgactgTAAGTGCAGGGAAACTGTAACACACAatacgctgaatcaacctttattGACAGTggtctctcctaaaacttgactgCAAATgtccttggtcgcaggcataatgagttctactccaatcgtgaaaggtttcttgactttagcaatacggttcaccacgaggtatgatgctcccAGTGCATTCACTTTCGTTGCCTCCtttgcttttagccacatattatgcagaactgACTTggctgtaggctcctcttctggcttagcaggtggaagtttccccgtaaaaaagctgtccaaagatgcAGTACACCGCTAATAGCAGCTAATGTTGCTGTCTACATTGACTGATGCtgtgctgctataggtgtgcaaacaccccagtaacggCGGCCAACCACTACAGGTCGATGTACGCAAAtctttactcggattagtcaagagacacaggccagattgcggtcgttaacaaattattttttttctaaaaatgtaaccactcttgtgtagcccaaaatagcaaagtaagagtagtgtttcttcttcacaaatctactcaaataaaagtaaaagtattgtgtggtaaaagTACCTTTacctttttctcaaaaagttactcaagtaaacagAGAAAATGCAATGCGTTACTACCGCCTCTGGTCTGGACGAGTAAGGCAAGTGACTAGTTTTGgtaaagcaacaacaaacaaacaaacaaacaaacaaacaaacaaacaaacaaacaaacaaacaaacaaacaaacaaacaaaaacacttaaatgatagcaattattatattattgttatataattttaattataaatcatcattgtattttctactttatttttgtattagtATAAATCAATTTATACATTAATAATGGTTTGAAAAGActacattaatagaattaaaatgaGTTAATACAGAAATACACAGGAGTTACAGCTCCAAGTTACAAACTAaagttgatttttgttttgatagtatttaactcattgcatgtcaTTGATGGCGACGGATGTcgaattcattttaaatgagaCGGCTGGCCGTAAATGCTCATCTGTCAGCATCATTGAAGTCGTTAtacatccaatccgttttgactgggagggggcatTTGCCCCATTCAAAATACATTGAGTTTCTAGCACTTTCAATGGCATCCAATTAATTAAATGACTGCATGAGTgagtaagggttaaaaaaataattggaaTCTGTTCATATAAGGGTTAACCTTAGAAGTTGCTCTgcatttattaactcattcagtgcCACAGGTGTTTGTTAACCTACTTTACGTTTACCTGAGGGGTGAAGCAATGTCTCGATCAGCTCTATCGTGAATGACAAGTTTTTAGATGAGGTCAAGTTTgcgtatttttattgtttttgtttaaataaaaaaaatctgcactTTCACTGTGGTTTTACAAGTgatattattaattttattttgccaGTTGAAGATGGAAGTGAGATTGATCCGTGTATCCTAGCAACACTCCGGAAGCTGGAGGATGGCTATTTTGCTGGAGCGAGGTCTGTCTAatgaaaatgtgcaatgaaaTTGACATTTCTAAAAAGAAAATTGGAATATTGGACTTTTTGGTACTATAATCTTTATAGGTGAATTTAATTTGACCTTTtccaaattaatttaatttgacCTTTTGAATGGAGTGTTTAGTGGTTCAGCACCAATAGCATGAAAAGAAGAAGTGCAAAGACATCAATGTCTTTCAATATTTTCATGGCTCAAGCATGTTTTGTgaagtttatttttcacatccatGTCAGAAAACAGTATGTTGTACTTTACAAACTTAATAGAAGCTTAAAGCTTAATAAGTTCACCTGTAAAGATTACAATGCAATGTACGTTAATATCCTGAACATTTTGTGAAATTTGACTTGCCTTCAGAATCCAGTTGTCGGACCTCTCCAGCCTCCAAAACACTTCTTTTCACACTCGGCTGAGCTTCTTGGATGAAGAAAACGATGACAGCTTGCTTGTTGACGATGATGAAGTCGAGAGAGACTATGGAGAAGAATACAACCAGTGTGAGCCTTCAGGTACAATATGAGGCCaatatataaattttattttcatgCATATGTACCTTTACTTCAAAAGCATTAAGTACGTTTTCCTTGAAGGCTCATCCGACACGTTCGATCAGTACCTGACGCAGCTCCTCCACAGCACCACCAGCAGATCTCACCTTCCCCCCATCAAGAGTGGGCAGCATCACGTGTTCAGCGCTGAACACACCACCAGAGATATCCTGTCTTTGATGGCCAAGGTTCAGGGGGTTAACATTCCTAGTGAGTTAAAATGGACTGAAACTTCAATTACAATCGAGCTagtccaaaaatgtttttgtttctttttcagAGTCTTCCATGTATCTACCCGTTGCCCCTCTCATGAACAAGCATCGTAAATCTCTCAACTTGCTTGAAGTTCCTCAACCCGTGCCACATGCAAAGCAGCACAAGGTACAACTGGTAgtcctaccgtatttttcggactataaattgcacttTTTTAAAGATAGTTTGCCTGggtatgtgacttatactcacatATGATTTTTTTGCACACATAAAGCGTTGTATAGGGCCCGCTACGTGTACCCTCTGAATAATAGTCATGATCAATACAGCAAAGGCTTATTGCAATATGCATTGCAATATCTTGGGCAATGCAGATTACAATGTTGAACTAATTCCATTTATTAGATTCAACTACAAAGCAATCTCAGGAATTATAGCTAGCTATCTGTAGCTATATAGCTTGGTGTAAATATTTGATGTATATAACAACTGTGAAAATCAGTTAAATAGAAAATTATGAGATTGTGATGATTTTAGTTCAATAGCGTATCACAcataacacgtcacctttgctcagtaatattgatgatgttagcaactgttgctagggggtcaaacttgcgtttgtccctcatgctagatgcatataaatagtgtacgaatgaGATTTTTActgcgctaaacctaccaattctgtctgaaaatgatgtccttgGTACcagattcactggtaaagatgtggaagaacatacaaatttttagtaaaagagatggcttgagtgtcgagggctgaaaagacatgaaaaagagccgacctgatgcagaggtagctttttaatcaacacctttttcttgtgtgcattgccttacaccactgacaatgacattctcctgttacaACAGGCTattctttaccaccatatgccctgtctttcttatatattatatcctctggttgtcttatgtctctgactgttcttgcgggtaatttatattgctatttttgtgtagtgatcgcaaatgctactcagtgacagccaacgaacactttaatttttttcattaataacaaatcttaattctattaatttatttacacttccccttgACTAAAatagtttctttacaacagaaaaggggacaacagtggcagtcagatacgatttcaatttttttcaggtcattcattgtcagacagaagtaggacggcaaaacgccatgctaaaaaataagtaaaaataccaaaatggcttacctgttCCGGGCAGGCTGTagcaggcaatggatcagcattgtcatctgtaggaccatgccccccaacaaaatgtttactgcatattctcttttttggcttcgggaaacgtatgaagaaaacatccttcatatgtcgcaatgtctagagtcgtttctacaagttccatagcagcagtgtttactcggcatgttttttttttgaaagattaccggcagaaaacaagcagtactagcatggttatatgcgagcgcgcttctatgttgacccccttccggttcACGATGGTGAagtcacgcagccttgcggtcaAAAAATAGTATTCAATAAGGTGTCTAGTGTCCGTTGTCTATGGTTGTGGTTCACTGACCTGTGACGTCACACGGTAAGATATTGCATCTGTGAGAAAAACTGACAAAGAAAACAAATGGATAATTATGAAATATGTCTCAAAAAGATATTCACACAGTATattgagaatttttttaaaattatgataTAGGTACTGAGTCACTTCATATCACAATGGTGTATATACTGTACCGGTAATATTGCCCAGTAATATTGCCCAGCTCTAACTGAACTCTTTGGCTACCAATGACCGCAATAGACATCAAATCACTTTAAATTAAGATGGCTGGTACAGCGATCATTTAAGTTTcccagattggacatctatcgctgtcagtggcagccgacCAGTTCATTTATGAAATAATCTTTAAGCCGTTTCACCAGTAGGAAGGCTTTTGTTCTGTATTGTTACTTTAGGTGTTGTAAATGGTAATTTGCCAGTGTTCTTGTCTAGTCAGTGTAGTGCAACTCTGGTTCATCCAacaccgtcaatgacagccaatgagttaaaatttaTGTTGTCTAATTTATCATCTCAAGTCTCGCAGTGCAACTGATCTCCACCTCCCTCGAGACGCTCAAGGCAACACAGATTTTGCAGCGCTAGTGAGGCAGCTGAAGGAGTGTCCCACTCTGCAGGACCAAGCAGACATCCTATATATCCTCTATGTGATGAAGTAGGAACAAAAACACTTAGGCAATTCAGGCACTGGAAAAAAATCAGTTGTGTTAATTTTTCTGCCGCTTGCCCTCCAGAGGAGCCGATTGGGTGGTCGAGGTGTCTGGTCCGGGCCAAGGTTGGGTGAGTGTTCGCACCCTGTTTGAGGAGCTGTATGTGCAAGCTGGAGCCTGTAAGGAATGGGGGCTCGTCAGGTACATCTCGGGAATACTACGGAAAAGAGTGGAGGTCCTTGCTGAGGTCAGGAACCAcagagattttttaaaaaaattatagccAGGAAATTGAAGTAGATTTGCATTTGAAGTGATATGTACGTATATTTATGTTGCACAGGCCTGTACAGATCTAATTTCCCACCACAAGCAGATCACAGTGGGTCTTCCTCCTGAACCCAGGGAAAGAGTGATTGCAGTGTAAGTCCAATTTGCTGAAACCTAATCAATCTGTATTTTTCAACTCCAATTGTGCATTTTTCCCCTAGGCCTCTTCCCCCTGAAGAATTGAATGCTCTCATCTTTGAAGCCAGCGGTCAGGACATCAGCGTCGCAGTTCTCACTCAGGTGAATCTTGGGATGACGTTTCGTGTCCCTCCCCCGCTAACAACCAGCGTGTGACGTGTGCTGTCCTCACAGGAAATCATGGTCTACTTAGCCATGTACGTGCGCTCGCAGCCCGCTCTCTTCGGAGACATGCTTCGACTGAGGATAGGACTCATCATGCAGGTGATGGCCACCGAGCTGGCTCGCAGCCTGCGATGCTCTGGTAGGAATTTATTGATGGTTAAGAATGGCTTTAAATGCATTATGAAAAGATATGGAGCTCAAAATTTGATATAGACCAGGGGTTCTCAAACATTTTACAGCAAGTTCTACCTCAAAGACTACCTGACTTTGTGAGTATCATCATCAGCGCCaacatgaactcattggctgccattgacggtgctggacgcccaatccattttgactgggatgggcAAATGAATATTTGCATTTAACCTTTGGCCAACTTGAAAGAATTTACAAATTGACAGAATCGCACATTTAATGATATAGTAAAGTCTTTGATCCAATTTAATTTTGATAGAATGaacatttaaacaaatgtttAAATGTGGTTCATTCGCcagtcccagtcaaaatggactggacgtctgccaccgtcagtggcaatgaaacataagcattcactgccagtccttccatataaaatgaattggacatccagTGCTGGCAGTTGCATTGTAGTTGTATAGTAGTAAGCCAAAatgtttaggaaaaaaaagccagaaatttaattttttaaaccacAAATTGAGCATTAACACGGTCCTTAGATTTGGGGGTAAAAATGGTAATGTATTAGTATTTAAGGATTGAGTTAAATAGTCTTCAATTAAGAAGTTAAACACAACTGAACTGTAGTTGGTAAAAGTACAGTTGTAATTAAAAAATCGTCTTTTGAATGGCGTCCCgcacgcaacacgtcacttttgctaattaatgttcatgacgttagcaactgttgctaggcgaGTCAAGCTCGCCTTTGTCCCTAATGCTAAatacatgtaaatagtgtacgaatgagatgtttactgagctaaacctactaaTTCTGGCTGAAAATTATGCCCTTGGTGCGAAATTcattggtaaagatgtggaagaacatacaaatgttaagttaaatagatggcttgagtgttgaggGCTGAAAATTACGGGAAAAAGAACCGACCTGATCCagtggtagcttttttatcgacatctTTTTCttatgtgcattgccttacgccactgaaaatgacattctcttgtttcaacaatctatcctttaccaccacatGCCCTGTCCTTCTtacatattatatcctctggttgttgaGGGTTAAGGATTGCTTTAAATGCATTATGAAAAGATCTAAGGATCAAAATTTGATATAAACCAGGGGTTCACAAACATTTTACAGCAAGTACTTCCTCAAAGAATACCTGACTTTGCGAGTATCATCATCAAGGCCAACAAGAACTCATTGGCTTTCTGGCTCTCTGAtcattcttgggggtaatttacatgactatttttgtgtagcgattgcaaatCATACTCAGTGACAgaaaacgaacacttttaattttttcattaataacaaatcttaattctattcatttatttaaacctCCCCCTTTCTAAAGTTGTTTATTTGGAACATAagaggtaacaacagtggcagttagataccattttaatttttttcagcaatgGATCAGAATTGTTGATCTATAGGACCATGGcctccaacaaaatgtttactgcatttgaaagtgaatggcttcaccttgctggcgttaaactggccttttggacgtccgcacaagttgatccattgttcacattttttcctctgagtttttgccTTAGGCTTGTGTCTTAATGTCtaaagtcgtttctacaagttccatagcagcagtgtttactcggcatgttattttttgaaagattaccggcagaaaacaagcagtactaacatggattgtatgcgagagcgcttctatgttgacccacttccggttTACGAGGGTGACGTCactgtctaaaaatagcattcgtgcggtacgctattgaacTAAATGGAGTCAATCTTTCGCGTACCACTAGAGAGAGCCCACTTACCACGCTTTGAGAGCCACTGATTTAGACCATTATTTTGAGGATGTTATTCTATTGtaacattttttacattgtaGGGGAAGAGGCCTCTGAAAGCCTGATGAGCCTCAGTCCTTTTGGTATGAAGAACTTGCTGCACCACATCCTCAGTGGCAAAGAGTTTGGGGTGGAAAAAAGCAGTGAGTTTGATGCTTTTTTAACAGTACATCCTAACTCAGTTAATGCCCACTGCTTGCCCATCCAGTAAAAAATAATTGGATGTCTGTCGCCGTCATTGACAGCCAATAAGTTCATTCAGTGATGGTTTTCCTGTCTGTGCATCAGTGCGACCTATCCAGTCAACAGCGACCAGTCCGGCAATCTCTATCCATGAACTAGGACACACCGGCGCCACAAAAACTGAGCGCTCAGGAATACACAAACTCAAGAGTGAAATCAGACAGGTGGGGGCAGGaaactaactttttaaaaaaaaaaaaatgcgatgtGTCAAATAATAGTGTTGTATGTTGCCTCTGATTGCAGTTGGATGGCTCCCGGCCCCTCAGTGTgggtttgaaaaaacaaaaaacaaaaacatgcataTGAATCTGTTTCTAACATCAACCAtagcatatattttttattgcagCTGCATTACCGGAATGACCGCCATCTCTCGCTGTATGAGATCATTTCAGCTTATTTGTAACCTGTTTATTTTGTTCATTACGTCATGCCAAGAAGTCATAGTACATGTAAAGTCATCTCAAACATTTGTCATCCATGTCCATATGTAGATCCTCAGCGGCAGTCTCTCCACTTGCAGCAATGTCACCTCTCCTCGCTCCACGGTAAAGCATTTCAGCTCATCTGCTTTCAGCTCATTTCATTTGCCTccttaaagggacagacaacacctGTATCATGTGTATCCCATTTGGTGTGATGAATTGTAAACatcgaatttttatttttctgatgtgtaattgtggaaaaaaacgaaaataaatGCCAGTATTTACTGGAAGTGGGAGGAAGAAATTTTACCAGTGCCTGCACTATTGTATCCAATCAAATGCAAGTATCCGAGATTGGCTCCCTTTCCTCGGCACGTTGTAATACCCATTGTCCTATGAACCTTTGTTGTAATTGATCTGTGTGTATGTGCGTGGGTATATaattgtcaaaaaatgactGCGCTATTTAGCGGTCTCATTTTATTGTGCTTAAATTAGGGATGgcctgatcgcatatttttccACCTGAGTcctagtcacctgattttgagaatctgccaatacatAGTCCTGTTCCGATACCAACAAAAGCgttggtcaaaaaaaaaaagttttaaacattttactgtcccaccgtgccatCTTCATAATGCAAATTAGTTTTAAAtaagaataacatagaaaaatgcttgtctttgttaaaagcttcattgagtgagtccactcaaatccactcacgctgctgagaacagcctctcacacaATTAGTTGCCATAGCACATTaccgctagtgtttaacaaAAACTATGATTCACACATTTGACACATTTCAACTTTTGCATCTTACATACATAAGAAATTATGTGGCAATGCTTTTCACCTTGGTCAGTAATCTGTAGATTTTGAGACACTTATCATTTTGGGacaattccaggtcacttcctgtttatttggaatCATTTCATGTTTATTCTGGTtcaattttgagtcacttccttttgactatgcatcttttcctgttgattttggggcatttccaataCACTTCTCTTTGAATATGGGCCAATGCCTGTAATTTGTGGGACAATTCACACTCACTTCCAACtgactttgggtcacttctttaaAATTTTTGGGCCAATTCCAAGTTACTCCTGTAAATGTGAATTGAATGAGCAAGGTCACTCTTAGTTTGAGTGTGCCATAGTAAATAAATGGGCCGTCTTTTGTCGTTAAAAATGAGTTGGAGGGAAACTGTTAATGTTTTGGCGAATAAAAATACAACCCTACATCGTGAAAATTTTCCGAAACATTTTTGTGTTGGAACAATGTGTCTCAGCTGTTAAATGTGAGAAGAGATAAGGGCCGAAGTTTTGGacgacaaagaaaaaaaacaaacatgggaAGCCTTCACTTTGCTAAAGCATTCAAACAAATACTTTGAGCAACCATCTTTCACATAAAGGTCATTTGAACTAGGTGTTTTCTGTCCCATTAAGGCTTTGATGATAATTTGTGTGCATGCTTTTAAAACATTCACAGCAAAGAAGGAAAATGTTGTAACATCGACGCCCACTAAAGTCAGATCTATCCCTCCACAGCGTTGCAGCAGCCCTTCCACTCCCAGTGGGATGTTATCTCCAGTGGGTTCCGGACCAGGTGACGGCCAGCTGCACTGGGAGGAGCGGCAAGGTCAGTGGCTGAGGCGACGCAGGTTGGACGGAGCCATCAACAGAGTGCCGGTGGGTTTCTACCAGAAGGTCTGGAAGATTCTGCAGAAGTGCCACGGCTTATCCATCGATGGCTACGTTTTGCCCTCGTCCACCACAAGAGAGGTCATAGTCCATGTCCGGTTGTGAGTCAAGGAAGTGCCATAGCGCAATGAAGTATGCATATATTCCTTATCCACCTTCTGTGTAGATGACAGCCAGAGAGATCAAATTTGCAGTGCAGGTGGAGTCTGTTCTCAACCATGTTCCTCAACCTGAGTACCGACAATTACTGGTGGAAACGTTGACCATTCTGGGACTAGTCGCAGATGTGGATGTCGACAACATCGGGGGCGTCATCCATGTGGAGCGCATCCTCCACATGGCCAACAACCTGTTCCTCAGTGACCAGGTACACTGCTTTTTCATGAAGGTGCATCTGAATTGTAGAATATGTCCACTAATGTTTCTTTCGCCCCCAGAAATCTCGCAGTGCCTGTGATTATTTCCTGGAGAAAGACCCAGCGACAGGAATCTGCAACTTTTTCTATGACAGTGCCCCCAGCGGCCGCTACGGTACCATGACGTATTTGTCCAAAGCTGCGATTACTTACGTCCAGGACTTCCTGCCCAGTTCCAGCTGCCTAATGCAATGAAAAACTATCTCTTCAATGCTAGTGAAAATTTACTCCATATCCTTAATCTGAAGCTGAGGGATCAGTCTTTGTCTTCACTAGGTGAGACATACGGTAGCTGCTCCAGAAAGATGTGTGAAGAGGCAGGCGCTTATAATAGTGAGTTAAATTACAAAGTTGGACTATGGAGATAAttcacatttaactcattgattgCCATCATTCACAGTTAACATGGCTAtatgacttttatagccatcatTGGTAGTGAATGTTACAATACGGTTTTCAAACCAGGATCTACCAAGTATGTGTAAAAGTGAATGTCTGTTTACAAAAGTGGGGCATGTGATAGTGCATCTGCCTCTCAGTCTACATGTGGTGCTAGTGTCTCATATTAGAGGTTCTGGGTTTGAGTCCTGCCTCTTTCTTCTGTGGAATTTGCACGTTCTGCCATTAATCATAATCtttaactagtgttgcaccgataccccgATACGGCACAAAAATGACAACGTTGTATCAGGGAGTACGGTACTAAGAAATAAGATGCCGATGCTGTGCAATATGTACTTTTCGAGCTCTATTGTAGTTTCCAACCGCTGTacgccctacccaagatggccgccagctaaGCACACCGCCATAAAAATAAGGAGCACTTGTCGCCCTTCCTAAAATGATGATAGACGTACAATTGCATGGCGTCCAATCATACATTTGCATGGCGTCCAATCAACCTTCTGGTGTGAATTTCAAAGGGTTTATAACtagtaaacatccaatccatttgaagtgggcgggctggcagcgaatgaaccaacGCCAgccatcccacttcaaatggattgaacatctagtgCTCTCAATGGCAGTTAACCAATGGCTAACCAAGCAGTGTTAGTTATTTACAGTTAAGTGGGTATACAGAAATTTGGTATTAAagaaaactttattttttaaaaaacgtacgGTATTTGTGCAATATTAGCATTGGCTGATACCACACAGCAGGATGTGGGAATTGGTATCAGATGCCAAAACatagtatcggtgcaacactatctTTACCCCATGTATCTGCTCTCGATACACAATTGTAACTACTTTTATTGTGAACAAAAATACTGTCTATGCATGTTACCCAGTGAGTAAAATATAATATTGGACTCCAAATCAAATTTAGATCATCCAAAATGCTCTTGTACCCCTCAGCTTCGTACCAGGAAGATTCCTCAACTTTTTTGAGAGTGGCGTACATTCTTATTAGAGCGTTACTAATACTCATCAGCACTGTGCAATCACTTCCAACAAGAATACACTTCCAGCAAGAATCCAATTAAATATCTTCTGCCTACTCTCCATTTGTCTTGAGATCCTTGTTGTCCAGCTTGTGCACAACTCGAAAGGCCTCCAGGAACTCTGTGAAGTCGATGCTTCCATCCTTGTTAAAATCAATGCTACGAGCCAAGTCATCGATAGCCCCGTTAGTGATGTCCACCCCAAGGTGAGCGCTGAAGAGGCGCCACGTGTGACGAAACTCTTCAATTGAAATAAGACCTGAAAATTCAATCAATATGAAAGCACGGATcattttcacaaattttaaGAAATAGTGCAGTGCTTCTCTACCTGAATGGTCTTTATCTATTATGTTGAATATGATCTCAATGTCTGTTCGGTAACGAAACAGAGTCTCTGCCAGGTTTGGTGTGACCTAAAAATGAGGAAAATAGTAGAGCTTCTTTAGATAATTATCAGCAGTAGAATTGAAAATAGCTCTTGTGTGCAAAAGATAACAGCCAGCTAAAAGATCTCTCCCTAAACTTTAAGAAATGAATCTTTTAGTTCATGGCCTCAGACCTGTGGCAGCTGTGTCCCTGTTCCCATATCCTCAAAGCAGGACATATAGTCCACGCTTCCATCTGGTGCCAGGTGTGCTAAATGTGGACAGAGCGTCCTCCACGGCAGGTCCAGTCTCAGGACCGACCCCAACACCTGAGCCCATTCACTGGGCGTCACCCTGCC includes:
- the phka2 gene encoding phosphorylase b kinase regulatory subunit alpha, liver isoform isoform X1, which codes for MRSRSNSGVRLDGYARLVQETILCHQNPVSGLLPASAQKKDAWVRDNVYSILAVWGLGMAYRKNADRDEDKAKAYELEQSVVKLMQGLLRCMMRQVAKVEKFKCTQSTEDCLHAKYDTPTCATVVGDDQWGHLQVDATSIYLLMLAQMTASGLRIISNLDEVAFIQNLVFYIEAAYKVADYGMWERGDKTNQGIPELNGSSVGIAKAALEAIDELDLFGAHGGPKSVIHVLPDEVEHCQSILCSMLPRASTSKEIDAGLLSVISFPAFAVEDPELVAITKSEIISKLQGRYGCCRFIRDGYHCPKEDPTRLHYDPAELKLFENIECEWPVFWTYLILDGIFTGDQVQVQEYREALEAILIRGKNGIKLLPELYAVPIDKVEEEYSNPHTVDRLAMGQVPHMWGQSLYILGCLLAEGFLAPGEIDPLNRRFSTNLKPDVVVQVCVLAESEDIQNLLSEHGMTVQVLSEVLPIRVLPARILSHIYVRLGNCKKLNLSGRPYRHIGVLGTSKFYEIRNHSYIFTPQFLDQHHFYLALDNQMIVEMFRTEVAYLSSCWRMIGRPTLTFPITRSMLVEDGSEIDPCILATLRKLEDGYFAGARIQLSDLSSLQNTSFHTRLSFLDEENDDSLLVDDDEVERDYGEEYNQCEPSGSSDTFDQYLTQLLHSTTSRSHLPPIKSGQHHVFSAEHTTRDILSLMAKVQGVNIPKSSMYLPVAPLMNKHRKSLNLLEVPQPVPHAKQHKSRSATDLHLPRDAQGNTDFAALVRQLKECPTLQDQADILYILYVMKGADWVVEVSGPGQGWVSVRTLFEELYVQAGACKEWGLVRYISGILRKRVEVLAEACTDLISHHKQITVGLPPEPRERVIAVPLPPEELNALIFEASGQDISVAVLTQEIMVYLAMYVRSQPALFGDMLRLRIGLIMQVMATELARSLRCSGEEASESLMSLSPFGMKNLLHHILSGKEFGVEKSMRPIQSTATSPAISIHELGHTGATKTERSGIHKLKSEIRQLDGSRPLSILSGSLSTCSNVTSPRSTRCSSPSTPSGMLSPVGSGPGDGQLHWEERQGQWLRRRRLDGAINRVPVGFYQKVWKILQKCHGLSIDGYVLPSSTTREMTAREIKFAVQVESVLNHVPQPEYRQLLVETLTILGLVADVDVDNIGGVIHVERILHMANNLFLSDQKSRSACDYFLEKDPATGICNFFYDSAPSGRYGTMTYLSKAAITYVQDFLPSSSCLMQ
- the phka2 gene encoding phosphorylase b kinase regulatory subunit alpha, liver isoform isoform X2, producing the protein MRSRSNSGVRLDGYARLVQETILCHQNPVSGLLPASAQKKDAWVRDNVYSILAVWGLGMAYRKNADRDEDKAKAYELEQSVVKLMQGLLRCMMRQVAKVEKFKCTQSTEDCLHAKYDTPTCATVVGDDQWGHLQVDATSIYLLMLAQMTASGLRIISNLDEVAFIQNLVFYIEAAYKVADYGMWERGDKTNQGIPELNGSSVGIAKAALEAIDELDLFGAHGGPKSVIHVLPDEVEHCQSILCSMLPRASTSKEIDAGLLSVISFPAFAVEDPELVAITKSEIISKLQGRYGCCRFIRDGYHCPKEDPTRLHYDPAELKLFENIECEWPVFWTYLILDGIFTGDQVQVQEYREALEAILIRGKNGIKLLPELYAVPIDKVEEEYSNPHTVDRLAMGQVPHMWGQSLYILGCLLAEGFLAPGEIDPLNRRFSTNLKPDVVVQVCVLAESEDIQNLLSEHGMTVQVLSEVLPIRVLPARILSHIYVRLGNCKKLNLSGRPYRHIGVLGTSKFYEIRNHSYIFTPQFLDQHHFYLALDNQMIVEMFRTEVAYLSSCWRMIGRPTLTFPITRSMLVEDGSEIDPCILATLRKLEDGYFAGARIQLSDLSSLQNTSFHTRLSFLDEENDDSLLVDDDEVERDYGEEYNQCEPSGSSDTFDQYLTQLLHSTTSRSHLPPIKSGQHHVFSAEHTTRDILSLMAKVQGVNIPKSSMYLPVAPLMNKHRKSLNLLEVPQPVPHAKQHKSRSATDLHLPRDAQGNTDFAALVRQLKECPTLQDQADILYILYVMKGADWVVEVSGPGQGWVSVRTLFEELYVQAGACKEWGLVRYISGILRKRVEVLAEACTDLISHHKQITVGLPPEPRERVIAVPLPPEELNALIFEASGQDISVAVLTQEIMVYLAMYVRSQPALFGDMLRLRIGLIMQVMATELARSLRCSGEEASESLMSLSPFGMKNLLHHILSGKEFGVEKSMRPIQSTATSPAISIHELGHTGATKTERSGIHKLKSEIRQILSGSLSTCSNVTSPRSTRCSSPSTPSGMLSPVGSGPGDGQLHWEERQGQWLRRRRLDGAINRVPVGFYQKVWKILQKCHGLSIDGYVLPSSTTREMTAREIKFAVQVESVLNHVPQPEYRQLLVETLTILGLVADVDVDNIGGVIHVERILHMANNLFLSDQKSRSACDYFLEKDPATGICNFFYDSAPSGRYGTMTYLSKAAITYVQDFLPSSSCLMQ